One genomic region from Chthonomonas calidirosea T49 encodes:
- the tdh gene encoding L-threonine 3-dehydrogenase — MKAIVKATAGPGASLVEVPEPQLTAPNQVKIRVLATSICGTDYHIYSWDAWSAHRVRPPRIMGHEFAGEVIEVGSEVTELKVGDYVSGESHLVCGKCLQCRLNQRHVCTNTRILGVDVDGCFAPYVVVPEGNLWKTDTSVPPHLACVQDPLGNAVHATLVEEVVGRTVAVLGCGPIGIFAVAVARAAGAATIYATDTHDYRLELAKTLGADAVMNVTRTNVEDFINRQTDGQGVDVALEMSGAPSAIQQAFRICRRGGRVSLMGIPTKPVELDLAEEMIFKGLTVYGIVGRRLYETWNTMQSLLASGRLNIEPAITHQLSITEFDKGMALMREGLCGKVVFLME; from the coding sequence ATGAAGGCCATCGTAAAGGCAACTGCGGGGCCTGGAGCGAGTCTTGTGGAGGTGCCAGAGCCGCAGCTGACAGCTCCTAATCAGGTAAAAATTCGCGTGCTGGCCACTTCCATCTGCGGAACCGACTATCATATCTACAGTTGGGACGCCTGGTCGGCCCATCGCGTGAGACCACCACGTATTATGGGGCATGAGTTTGCCGGTGAGGTGATCGAAGTCGGGAGCGAAGTGACCGAGCTGAAGGTTGGAGACTACGTGAGCGGCGAAAGCCATCTTGTTTGCGGCAAGTGTCTACAATGCCGCCTTAACCAGCGCCATGTGTGCACCAACACACGCATCCTTGGTGTGGATGTGGATGGCTGTTTTGCCCCTTATGTGGTTGTACCAGAAGGCAATCTGTGGAAAACCGATACCTCTGTGCCGCCTCACCTCGCTTGCGTGCAAGACCCGCTTGGGAACGCCGTTCATGCTACCCTTGTAGAGGAGGTTGTCGGGCGTACCGTCGCCGTTTTAGGCTGCGGCCCCATCGGTATCTTTGCCGTGGCGGTGGCACGAGCGGCGGGTGCGGCGACCATCTACGCCACCGATACCCATGACTATCGCCTCGAACTGGCCAAAACGCTAGGCGCCGACGCGGTTATGAATGTGACGCGAACAAATGTAGAAGACTTCATAAACCGACAGACAGATGGACAGGGTGTTGACGTGGCCCTAGAGATGTCGGGAGCGCCCTCCGCTATTCAACAAGCCTTTCGCATTTGTCGTCGTGGAGGGCGTGTTTCACTAATGGGCATTCCCACCAAACCCGTGGAACTCGATCTGGCCGAAGAGATGATCTTTAAGGGCCTTACCGTTTATGGCATTGTGGGGCGGCGCCTCTACGAGACCTGGAACACTATGCAGTCGCTGCTGGCGTCGGGACGTCTTAATATTGAGCCGGCCATCACTCACCAGCTATCTATTACAGAGTTCGATAAGGGCATGGCCCTCATGCGCGAGGGGCTTTGCGGAAAGGTTGTATTCCTCATGGAATAG
- a CDS encoding fumarylacetoacetate hydrolase family protein, which translates to MKLVRFRYQNAVRLGVLRDEATVIPLSVEGASMAAFLAKGTPVWQYAQQALEPETVPLSEVQLLAPIADPPKILCVGQNYRDHCEEQNQPIPERPILFSKYATAINDPEGIIPLLPGVSNQIDYEAELAVVIGRQGRNIPEAAAMDYVAGYLCANDVTARDIQYGDKQWVRGKTPDGFFPIGPYLVTADEIPDPHDLPISLTLNGQTMQSSNTSNLIFRIPYLISYFSRTITLQPGDILSTGTPGGVGVFRKPPVFLKEGDVVEVTIQGLGTLRNVVRNPSPM; encoded by the coding sequence ATGAAACTCGTGCGTTTTCGCTATCAAAATGCGGTTCGGCTGGGCGTCTTGCGAGATGAGGCCACCGTGATACCGCTCTCCGTGGAGGGGGCGAGTATGGCAGCCTTCCTTGCAAAGGGAACGCCCGTGTGGCAATACGCGCAGCAGGCCCTTGAGCCCGAAACCGTACCGCTTTCAGAAGTGCAACTGCTGGCCCCCATTGCCGACCCTCCAAAGATTCTCTGCGTAGGACAGAACTATAGAGATCATTGCGAAGAGCAGAATCAACCTATTCCCGAACGACCCATTCTCTTCAGCAAATATGCCACGGCCATTAACGACCCCGAAGGCATTATTCCCCTACTTCCCGGCGTTTCGAACCAGATAGACTATGAGGCCGAGCTAGCCGTGGTTATCGGAAGACAGGGACGTAACATCCCCGAAGCGGCTGCGATGGACTATGTAGCTGGCTACCTCTGCGCCAACGATGTTACGGCACGCGATATTCAGTATGGCGACAAACAGTGGGTACGAGGCAAAACACCCGATGGGTTTTTCCCTATCGGGCCCTATCTGGTTACTGCCGATGAGATACCGGACCCGCATGACCTGCCTATTTCTCTTACCCTTAACGGGCAGACCATGCAAAGTTCCAACACATCCAATCTCATCTTTCGCATTCCTTACCTTATCTCCTACTTCTCGCGCACTATTACCTTACAGCCTGGCGATATTCTCTCCACGGGCACGCCTGGGGGCGTCGGGGTTTTCCGAAAACCACCGGTTTTTTTAAAGGAGGGCGATGTTGTGGAGGTCACCATCCAAGGCCTAGGCACACTGAGAAATGTCGTGCGCAATCCATCCCCAATGTAG
- the folB gene encoding dihydroneopterin aldolase — MNEDTIFIEGLELYAYHGVPEAEREIGHRYRIDARLRLDLREAGKTDSIRSTVDYASVAQTIVETATKERFLLVEALAETLCNRLLEGFPTVEEVTLTVRKVLPPFPCVVASVGVEITRRRT, encoded by the coding sequence TTGAACGAGGACACCATTTTCATCGAAGGGTTGGAGCTCTATGCCTATCACGGTGTGCCGGAGGCGGAGCGCGAAATTGGACATCGGTATCGCATAGATGCACGGCTTCGGCTCGACCTTCGCGAGGCAGGAAAAACCGATAGCATTCGAAGCACGGTGGACTATGCCTCGGTAGCACAAACGATTGTAGAGACCGCCACAAAGGAGCGCTTTTTGCTCGTAGAGGCGCTTGCCGAAACTCTTTGCAACAGACTTCTGGAAGGCTTCCCAACTGTGGAAGAGGTGACGCTGACCGTCCGAAAGGTGCTGCCGCCCTTTCCCTGCGTCGTTGCATCTGTCGGGGTGGAGATAACGCGCCGACGCACCTAG
- a CDS encoding AI-2E family transporter: MNEPVPEFPENEPPVPPNPTFPAPAETGALEGGSFLPSYATYPFGWSRKSLRRFISLLLLFAVVLAFLYAVRAILPPFLIAFFLAALLEPSIRHQEQHGHLFRSRTQIILAYYLFAAAVLIVLAIKVFPLASDQFTSISHNLSQYYANIQSSVNTFLVHHEKLLRYFGVKQTNLQSLLNDRSGPAQKAITAFLKGVRDIIQALLDKITWLIIIPVATFFIMRDYPKLRAKFIWFFPESLQEQVDRISREVVDVFSAYLRGLVKICILLSICATLLFAALDVQYALFLGLLAGLFYAVPYIGNIITALSAAVVAFLSPHNVLGILHIHANSFPFALIVGGSFGLLAGVIFDQLVYPRVVGGSVGLHPVLSLFALTAGATLFGIWGMLLATPVAASIQIVFSYLFPRLAQAPPYHLYEDIPPKSAVTVHSLLPPRLMRAFKAAVAQMTGMWKSFRERRQGE, from the coding sequence ATGAACGAGCCTGTGCCTGAGTTCCCTGAGAACGAGCCCCCTGTTCCGCCCAACCCCACTTTCCCCGCGCCGGCGGAAACAGGGGCTCTTGAGGGAGGGTCGTTTTTGCCTTCCTATGCTACCTACCCTTTTGGATGGTCAAGAAAAAGCCTGCGACGTTTTATTAGTCTGTTACTTCTTTTTGCTGTCGTCCTTGCTTTTCTGTACGCCGTGCGTGCCATTCTACCGCCCTTTCTTATTGCCTTCTTCTTGGCCGCTCTGCTTGAACCCTCTATCCGCCACCAAGAACAGCACGGACACCTCTTTCGCTCACGAACACAAATCATCCTCGCCTACTATCTGTTTGCCGCAGCGGTTTTGATCGTTCTTGCAATAAAGGTGTTTCCTTTGGCGAGCGATCAATTCACCTCTATCAGCCATAACCTAAGCCAATACTATGCCAACATTCAGAGTAGCGTTAACACGTTTCTTGTCCATCATGAGAAACTCCTCCGCTATTTCGGGGTTAAACAGACCAATCTGCAAAGCCTGCTCAACGATCGTTCTGGGCCGGCTCAAAAAGCCATTACTGCCTTTTTAAAAGGGGTTCGTGATATCATTCAGGCGCTTCTCGACAAGATCACATGGCTTATCATCATACCCGTCGCTACCTTCTTCATCATGCGTGACTATCCCAAGCTACGCGCCAAGTTCATCTGGTTTTTCCCAGAATCTCTCCAAGAACAGGTGGATCGCATCTCACGCGAGGTCGTAGATGTGTTCAGCGCCTACCTACGTGGGTTGGTCAAAATCTGCATCCTTCTCAGCATCTGCGCTACGCTTCTCTTCGCCGCTCTCGACGTGCAGTATGCTCTGTTCCTTGGCTTGCTAGCTGGGCTTTTCTATGCAGTTCCCTATATCGGCAACATTATTACGGCGCTCAGCGCTGCTGTTGTCGCTTTTCTAAGCCCTCACAACGTGCTCGGCATTCTCCACATACACGCCAATTCGTTTCCGTTCGCTCTCATCGTAGGAGGAAGCTTCGGGCTTCTTGCTGGGGTTATTTTCGATCAACTCGTCTACCCACGGGTTGTTGGAGGCTCGGTGGGGCTGCATCCTGTGCTAAGCCTGTTTGCCCTAACAGCAGGGGCAACGCTTTTTGGAATATGGGGCATGTTGCTGGCAACGCCGGTGGCCGCCTCTATCCAAATCGTTTTTAGCTACCTCTTCCCTCGCCTCGCACAGGCCCCTCCCTATCACCTCTATGAAGATATCCCCCCCAAATCTGCCGTCACAGTGCACTCGTTGCTGCCTCCTAGGCTGATGCGGGCGTTCAAAGCCGCAGTAGCACAGATGACGGGTATGTGGAAAAGTTTTCGTGAACGGAGACAGGGCGAATGA
- a CDS encoding CADD family putative folate metabolism protein — translation MTSSAQRPYTAELFLRRLDAAIAAKHVLTHPFYQAWNQGTLSLEALQDYACQYYRHVAAFPTYLSALHSRIADPELRKPILQNLMEEEGGSPNHPELWLRFAEGLGLTKSQVLNTAVQRETAACVATFQALCGRGHFTRGLAALYAYESQIPEVSETKIEGLKQHYGIRDVETLRYFAVHVEADRAHRAQEKQLLAQTVCDEAMAEEALDAAQQALEALWNLLSGVCRRHNIPCEAGN, via the coding sequence ATGACGTCTAGTGCCCAACGGCCCTACACAGCCGAGTTGTTCCTCCGCCGTCTCGATGCGGCCATCGCCGCCAAACACGTGCTTACCCATCCCTTCTATCAGGCATGGAACCAGGGAACGCTGTCGTTGGAAGCGCTACAAGATTACGCCTGCCAATACTATCGTCATGTAGCAGCCTTCCCCACCTATCTCTCCGCCCTCCATTCTCGCATCGCCGACCCGGAGCTGCGCAAGCCGATCTTGCAGAACCTTATGGAAGAAGAGGGCGGTTCTCCGAACCATCCCGAACTGTGGCTTCGATTCGCTGAGGGGCTTGGCCTAACGAAGAGCCAAGTGCTCAACACGGCCGTTCAAAGGGAGACCGCCGCGTGTGTGGCAACTTTTCAGGCGCTATGTGGCCGTGGTCATTTCACTCGTGGGCTTGCAGCGCTCTACGCCTATGAGAGCCAGATTCCAGAGGTATCCGAGACGAAAATAGAGGGTCTAAAGCAGCACTACGGCATTCGCGATGTGGAGACCTTGCGCTATTTTGCCGTGCATGTCGAGGCAGATAGAGCCCATCGAGCACAGGAGAAACAGCTGCTTGCGCAAACGGTTTGCGATGAAGCGATGGCTGAAGAGGCGCTAGACGCAGCTCAGCAGGCGCTCGAAGCCCTGTGGAACCTGCTTTCGGGGGTGTGTCGGCGCCACAACATCCCCTGCGAGGCAGGGAATTAG
- a CDS encoding gluconokinase, with protein MCPPTGGSDPLALSIDVGTSSARVMLWDLQGRAVENVHAQVAYRMKMTSEGGVEMDMEELATYVERCLDAALSNAGEKAQQVAVVGVSTFWHSCLGVDARGRPVTPLYNWADMRAAAAAHRLREQLDAQSIHARTGCPLHPSYYPARLAWLRESFPDTFSKVAQWISPGEFLYRRWFGRGDVPISISMASATGLFNQKRCVWDEELLNQLGLSVKHFASIAADGERLEGLPSTYAARWPALANKPFCLPYGDGACSNVGSGCMDSTRMALNLGTSGALRVLWDIRQEALDPDPPAGLWRYRVDRYRPLIGAAFSDGGLVYDWMQRTLRLPENAENLLLERAPGDHGLLFLPFLAGERSFGWSLSAKASLLGLQLDTTPLDILAAGMEAVAMQFAEAVERLSPLFPKASHIVASGGALGRSPLWAQMMADAIGRPIGLSKEAEASSRGAALLALETIKLLQLPHPTVPVERTFEPRAAYHETFLRMRARMRAAREQLL; from the coding sequence ATGTGCCCCCCAACTGGCGGTAGTGACCCCTTGGCCCTTTCCATAGATGTCGGGACCTCCTCCGCCCGTGTGATGCTGTGGGACCTCCAAGGGCGTGCCGTTGAGAACGTCCATGCGCAGGTGGCCTATCGCATGAAGATGACCTCAGAGGGCGGTGTTGAGATGGACATGGAGGAGCTTGCCACTTATGTAGAACGCTGCCTCGACGCCGCCCTGTCCAACGCAGGGGAGAAGGCCCAGCAGGTGGCGGTGGTGGGCGTATCTACCTTTTGGCACTCCTGTTTGGGCGTGGATGCGCGAGGACGCCCTGTAACGCCGCTTTATAACTGGGCCGATATGCGAGCCGCCGCCGCGGCCCACCGTCTGCGTGAACAGCTGGATGCACAGAGCATTCACGCGCGTACCGGCTGCCCTCTTCATCCCTCCTACTATCCGGCGCGCCTAGCCTGGCTTCGAGAGAGCTTCCCCGATACGTTTTCGAAAGTGGCTCAATGGATCTCGCCAGGAGAGTTTCTTTACCGGCGTTGGTTTGGCCGGGGCGACGTGCCGATCTCCATCTCGATGGCTTCGGCTACAGGGCTCTTCAACCAAAAACGCTGTGTTTGGGATGAGGAGTTGTTGAACCAGTTGGGCCTTTCCGTGAAGCATTTCGCCTCGATTGCCGCTGATGGCGAACGGCTGGAAGGGTTACCGTCTACCTATGCTGCGCGGTGGCCAGCGTTGGCGAATAAGCCCTTCTGTTTGCCCTATGGCGATGGTGCCTGCAGCAATGTGGGAAGTGGGTGCATGGATAGCACGCGTATGGCCCTCAATTTGGGCACTTCGGGCGCGTTACGTGTTTTATGGGATATCCGTCAGGAGGCTTTGGATCCCGACCCGCCCGCAGGGCTCTGGCGCTATCGGGTGGATAGGTATAGGCCGCTTATCGGGGCGGCTTTCAGCGATGGTGGGCTTGTGTACGACTGGATGCAGCGCACCTTACGCCTTCCCGAAAATGCAGAAAACCTGCTTTTGGAGAGAGCACCCGGCGACCATGGCCTGCTGTTTCTCCCCTTTCTTGCCGGAGAGCGGAGCTTTGGTTGGAGCCTATCCGCTAAGGCCTCTTTGCTAGGGCTACAGCTCGACACCACTCCCTTAGACATTCTTGCGGCTGGGATGGAAGCGGTAGCCATGCAGTTTGCCGAGGCGGTCGAACGCTTGAGCCCCCTCTTTCCAAAGGCAAGCCACATCGTGGCTTCTGGCGGAGCGCTTGGGCGTTCGCCGTTGTGGGCGCAGATGATGGCGGATGCGATAGGGCGTCCCATTGGTCTGTCGAAGGAGGCCGAGGCCAGTAGTCGTGGAGCGGCGCTTTTGGCTTTGGAGACGATAAAACTGCTCCAGCTCCCTCATCCCACGGTGCCTGTAGAGCGAACTTTTGAACCTCGTGCGGCTTATCATGAGACCTTCCTTCGTATGAGAGCGCGCATGCGAGCAGCACGTGAGCAACTTCTCTAA
- a CDS encoding ribonuclease J yields MPSKLKIISLGGSGEVGKNMLVFHYTADEAGLEDAIVVVDSGVMFPTEEHPGVDLIIPDITYLLEHRDLVKAICLTHGHEDHIGALPFVLRQLPVPIYGTPLTLGMVREKLTEHGLAAATELHNYPDREPVTFGPISVEAIHVTHTLPDTVSLVLRTPVGTVVHTGDFKIDQTPVDNRICDLARFSEVGEQGVTLLISDSVNAERKGWCPSERTLRPTFEQFMREAEGRFILATFGSNLHRVQMVCDVAANLGRKVAIYGRSMKQNVATARALGYLKIEDSLLVRVEDLSNYAPNEIVILTTGSQGEPLAGLTRMSRDEHSPLRIQPSDTVILSSTPIPGNEDSVWRVVNRICRIGARMIYDHIHNVHVSGHAYQEELKMMITLTRPEFVVPYHGEPRHYAAYVRLAREMGYPEDQILTFETGQALEMDAEGVRHCKETIPHGSVLVDGISTGGVSDVVLRDRKHLSQGGTVIVTLGLERDTGEIVSGPDLLSRGFLHPEDSSELFEEAAERVRQAIEELDEDEFFDLDTLRVTIHDTVARFLRKRTNRHPVVIPVVMEV; encoded by the coding sequence ATGCCGTCAAAACTAAAGATCATCTCTCTTGGTGGCAGCGGTGAGGTCGGGAAAAACATGCTGGTTTTTCACTACACCGCAGACGAAGCCGGCCTAGAGGATGCCATCGTCGTGGTGGATTCGGGGGTGATGTTCCCCACAGAAGAGCATCCCGGCGTTGATCTCATTATCCCCGACATCACCTATCTCCTAGAGCATCGCGACCTAGTGAAGGCTATCTGCCTCACGCATGGTCATGAAGACCATATCGGTGCGCTTCCCTTCGTGCTTCGTCAGCTGCCCGTGCCCATCTACGGAACCCCGCTCACCCTTGGCATGGTACGCGAAAAACTTACCGAACACGGTCTCGCCGCAGCAACGGAGCTTCACAACTATCCCGATCGAGAGCCGGTAACCTTCGGGCCTATCTCTGTGGAGGCCATCCACGTGACCCATACCCTGCCCGACACGGTCAGCCTCGTGTTGCGCACCCCAGTCGGCACGGTGGTGCATACCGGCGATTTCAAAATTGATCAGACCCCAGTGGATAACCGCATCTGTGATCTCGCGCGCTTTTCTGAGGTGGGAGAGCAGGGCGTCACCTTGCTGATCTCCGACAGTGTAAACGCAGAACGCAAAGGCTGGTGCCCTTCGGAGCGTACGCTTCGCCCCACTTTCGAGCAGTTCATGCGTGAGGCCGAAGGCCGCTTTATCCTGGCCACCTTTGGCTCAAATCTCCATCGGGTACAGATGGTGTGCGATGTGGCCGCAAACTTGGGAAGGAAAGTGGCCATCTACGGGCGCAGCATGAAGCAAAATGTGGCCACAGCGCGCGCACTTGGCTACCTCAAAATTGAAGACTCGCTGCTGGTTCGCGTGGAAGACCTCTCGAACTACGCCCCCAATGAGATCGTCATTCTTACCACCGGAAGCCAAGGAGAGCCTTTAGCCGGGCTAACCCGTATGAGTCGCGATGAGCACTCCCCACTTCGCATTCAACCCTCCGACACCGTCATCCTCTCCTCCACCCCGATTCCCGGCAACGAGGATAGTGTGTGGCGCGTGGTCAATCGCATCTGTCGTATCGGTGCCCGTATGATCTACGACCACATTCACAACGTGCACGTCTCCGGTCATGCCTACCAAGAAGAGCTGAAGATGATGATCACGCTCACGCGCCCCGAGTTCGTGGTGCCCTATCACGGGGAGCCGCGACATTATGCCGCCTATGTTCGTTTAGCGCGTGAAATGGGCTATCCGGAGGATCAGATTCTTACCTTTGAAACCGGTCAGGCGCTAGAAATGGATGCGGAGGGGGTGCGACACTGTAAGGAGACCATTCCGCATGGCAGCGTGCTGGTAGATGGCATCTCTACAGGGGGTGTGAGCGATGTGGTGCTGCGCGACCGCAAGCACCTCTCTCAAGGTGGTACGGTTATCGTGACCCTTGGTCTAGAACGCGACACCGGTGAGATCGTCTCCGGCCCCGACCTCCTTTCGCGCGGCTTTCTGCACCCAGAAGATAGCAGCGAGCTGTTCGAGGAGGCCGCCGAGCGCGTACGCCAAGCTATCGAAGAGCTTGACGAAGACGAGTTTTTCGATCTCGATACGCTCCGTGTCACCATTCACGATACGGTCGCCCGATTCTTACGTAAGCGCACCAATCGGCATCCCGTGGTCATCCCTGTGGTGATGGAGGTCTGA
- a CDS encoding DNA double-strand break repair nuclease NurA, with protein sequence MLDFRQVAAQLQNFTLEVSELRPKRLTALEEALRRMESAAAEWQRLDQRLQSSRTSWLLPTLLDVPHKSFALSTTPSVYTAVAVDGSQILPERHDILPCYLLNIGSAIIRYRPNPHVELRSCPSLSLFEGNEEMQTDELEAFLGAEQGAILPRRFAVYRFLNEIEQLATLAEQETEPPFLMADGSLILWPIESEAPHFRENALHRFMEALERMQARRAPIVGYISAPQSREVVNMLRVARCPHPKTDCDRFCPKRLRTAPQYEEPACAGVEVLTDADLFAARLRPGERSALFGSRSKVLQFYGKQQRIYFFYLHTGAEIARIELPAWVAEEEALLERVHALCYDQARKGSGYPVALAEAHEQAIVRAPEREVFFRLLEAQLVAKHVPVESSRKAMSKRMRRI encoded by the coding sequence ATGCTCGATTTTCGGCAAGTGGCCGCACAGTTGCAGAACTTCACCCTAGAGGTGTCTGAACTGCGGCCTAAACGCCTAACCGCTTTGGAAGAGGCTCTGCGACGCATGGAGAGTGCGGCGGCCGAGTGGCAGAGATTGGATCAACGCCTGCAGTCGAGCCGAACCTCCTGGCTGTTGCCGACTCTACTCGATGTGCCGCACAAGAGCTTCGCTCTATCCACTACGCCGTCTGTCTATACCGCGGTCGCTGTGGATGGCTCGCAGATCTTGCCCGAACGGCATGACATCCTACCCTGCTACCTGCTTAACATCGGTTCGGCCATTATTCGCTATCGCCCCAACCCTCATGTAGAGCTTCGCTCCTGTCCTTCTCTCTCCTTATTCGAAGGCAATGAAGAGATGCAGACCGACGAACTCGAAGCGTTTCTTGGTGCTGAACAGGGTGCGATTCTACCGCGCCGTTTCGCCGTCTATCGGTTTTTAAACGAGATCGAGCAACTTGCGACCCTTGCCGAGCAGGAAACGGAACCGCCGTTTCTGATGGCGGACGGTAGCCTCATACTTTGGCCCATCGAGTCGGAGGCTCCTCACTTTCGAGAAAACGCCTTACATCGCTTCATGGAAGCACTCGAGCGGATGCAGGCCAGGCGCGCACCGATAGTGGGCTACATCAGCGCGCCTCAAAGCCGCGAAGTTGTCAACATGTTGCGTGTTGCTCGGTGCCCTCATCCCAAAACCGACTGCGACCGTTTCTGCCCCAAGAGGTTGCGCACGGCCCCGCAGTATGAAGAGCCAGCTTGCGCCGGCGTGGAGGTGCTTACCGATGCCGACCTCTTTGCCGCACGGTTACGTCCTGGCGAGCGCTCTGCTCTTTTCGGCTCGCGCTCGAAGGTTTTGCAGTTCTATGGAAAGCAACAGCGCATTTACTTCTTCTACTTGCATACAGGGGCGGAGATCGCTCGCATCGAGCTGCCGGCTTGGGTGGCGGAAGAAGAGGCGCTTCTCGAGAGGGTGCATGCCCTCTGCTACGATCAGGCACGAAAAGGATCGGGCTATCCGGTGGCGCTCGCAGAGGCGCATGAGCAGGCCATTGTACGCGCCCCAGAGAGAGAGGTCTTCTTTAGGTTGCTGGAGGCCCAGCTCGTTGCCAAACATGTTCCCGTGGAATCGAGTCGCAAAGCGATGAGTAAACGCATGCGGCGTATCTAG
- a CDS encoding DinB family protein, giving the protein MRVQDYVAEHTRAIAESLAHFVRTTAPDKLNWRVPVSDGVTTRSVLDLVAECVAVNYSFASYLHGEPHDMEPPVFQEAEPALQALLESADALAKSIESLSDADLEREYERRNARIPGHRFILMGYRNMAYHAGQVNFIQTLYGDTEFHVPPNWR; this is encoded by the coding sequence ATGCGTGTTCAGGATTATGTTGCGGAGCATACTCGTGCCATCGCCGAATCGCTTGCGCATTTTGTAAGAACCACAGCCCCCGATAAGCTCAATTGGCGCGTGCCGGTTTCTGATGGCGTCACAACACGCTCCGTGCTCGACCTAGTCGCTGAGTGCGTGGCTGTAAACTACTCGTTTGCATCCTATCTTCACGGCGAGCCGCACGATATGGAGCCCCCTGTGTTTCAGGAGGCGGAGCCCGCCCTCCAGGCGCTGCTAGAAAGCGCTGATGCCTTGGCAAAATCGATCGAGAGCCTGTCGGATGCCGACCTCGAACGGGAGTATGAACGTCGCAACGCGCGCATCCCTGGGCATCGTTTCATCCTTATGGGCTATCGCAACATGGCCTACCATGCTGGGCAGGTCAACTTCATTCAAACGCTGTACGGAGATACCGAGTTTCATGTGCCCCCCAACTGGCGGTAG